CGCGGCTGAATGGTGAAAGCGCCAGCGCCGTGATCATGGATGCGCAGTCTGGCGATCTGCTGGCGATATCCTCGGCACCGACCTATGACCCGAACCTGTTCGTGCGCGGGATTTCCAGTCGCGATTACAGGGCCCTGACCGAAAACAAATACCGGCCGCTGGCCTCGAAATCCGTGCAGGGCACCTATCCGCCGGGATCGACCTTCAAGATGATCACGGCCATGGCCGCGCTTGAGGAAGGGCTGATTGGCCCGGACGAGACGGTGTATTGCCCCGGCCACCTGGAAGTGGCGGGCCGCAGGTTCCACTGCTGGAAACGGGCCGGGCATGGCTGGGTCGATCTGCAAAACTCGCTCAAGCAGTCCTGCGACGTCTACTACTACGATCTGGCCGTCAAGGTCGGGATCGAGAAGATCACCGCCATGGCGAACCGCTTTGGTCTGGGCGAACGGCACGACATTCCCATGTCGGCCGTCGCCGAAGGCCTGACGCCCACCATGGATTGGAAACAGCGGGTGCACGGGCAGTCGTGGGTCGTGGGCGACACGGTCAACGCGTCCATCGGCCAAGGCTTTATGCTGGCCTCGCCCCTGCAACTGGCGGTGATGACGGCGCGCCTGGCGTCGGGCAACGCGGTGCGCCCGCGCCTGATCAAGACCATCGACGGGATCGAGCAGCCCTCGGGCCGGGGCGAGAGCCTAGGCATGAACGAAAACAACCTGCGCAAGATGCGCCGGGCGATGTACGAGGTCGTGAACGACCGGCGCGGCACGGCCTATGGCAGTCGCATCATCGAGGATGCGGTGCGTATGGCGGGCAAGACCGGCACCAGCCAGGTGCGCAACATCACCGCCGCCGAACGCGCGCGCGGCGTGACCCGGAACGAGGATTTGCCGTGGGAGCGCAGGGACCATGCGCTGTTCGTGAACTTTGCCCCCTATGACGACCCCAGGATCGCGGTTGCCGTGATCGTGGAACATGGCGGTGGCGGGTCCAAGGCCGCTGCGCCCATCGCCCGCGACGTGACCCTTCAGGCGCTCTATGGGGGCGAGCCGCCGCTGGACGCCTATCCCACCAAGGACCGGGACCGCATCAAGACCCAGCAACAGGTGCTGCGCGGCATCCAGCCCATCGCCAACATTGCGGGACGCGATCAGGCATGAGTTATCTTGAGTATACGGTCAAACATGTCCCCGCAGGGCCCCGCAAGATCCTGTATTTGAACTGGCCGCTGGCCGTGCTGCTGGCGGCGGTTGCCGGTGTCGGGTTCCTGATGCTGTATTCCGTGGCGGGCGGATCGTTCTCGCCCTGGGCCGAACCGCAGATGAAGCGGTTTGCCATGGGCTTTGTCCTGATGATGATTGTGGCGATGGTGCCGATCTGGTTCTGGCGCAACATGGCGGGCCTTGCCTTTGCGGGCACATTGGTGCTGCTGTTGGGGGTCGAATTCTTTGGCTCTGTCGGCAAGGGTGCGCAGCGGTGGATCGATCTGGGGTTCATGCGGTTGCAGCCATCGGAACTGGCCAAGGTCACCCTGGTCATGATCCTGGCCGCCTATTACGACTGGCTGCCCAGCCACAAGAAATCGCGCCCGTTCTGGGTGCTGGTTCCGGTTGTGCTGATCCTGCTGCCCGTCGCGCTGGTCTTGCGCCAGCCCGATCTGGGCACGTCCATCCTGTTGTTGGCCGCCGGGGGTGGAATGATGTTCGTGGCGGGGGTGCACTGGGCCTATTTTGCCGCCGTGATCGGGGCCGGTGTCGGCCTGATCACCGCCGTGTTCCAGTTTCGCGGGACCGAGTGGCAGTTGCTGAAGGACTATCAATACCGCCGGATCGATACGTTTCTGGACCCGGCGTCCGACCCTTTGGGCGCGGGGTATCACATCACCCAGTCCAAGATCGCATTGGGTTCGGGCGGCTGGACGGGCCGCGGGTTCATGCAGGGCACGCAAAGCCGCCTGAACTTTCTGCCCGAAAAGCATACCGATTTCATCTTTACCACGCTGGCCGAGGAGTTCGGGTTCATCGGGGCGTTTTCGTTGCTGGCGCTGTATGCGCTGATCATCCTGTTCTGCG
The DNA window shown above is from uncultured Tateyamaria sp. and carries:
- the rodA gene encoding rod shape-determining protein RodA: MSYLEYTVKHVPAGPRKILYLNWPLAVLLAAVAGVGFLMLYSVAGGSFSPWAEPQMKRFAMGFVLMMIVAMVPIWFWRNMAGLAFAGTLVLLLGVEFFGSVGKGAQRWIDLGFMRLQPSELAKVTLVMILAAYYDWLPSHKKSRPFWVLVPVVLILLPVALVLRQPDLGTSILLLAAGGGMMFVAGVHWAYFAAVIGAGVGLITAVFQFRGTEWQLLKDYQYRRIDTFLDPASDPLGAGYHITQSKIALGSGGWTGRGFMQGTQSRLNFLPEKHTDFIFTTLAEEFGFIGAFSLLALYALIILFCVVSALANKDRFASLLTLGIALNFFLFFAVNMSMVMGLAPVVGVPLPLVSYGGSAMLVLMLAFGLAQSAHVHRPRQSY
- the mrdA gene encoding penicillin-binding protein 2; the protein is MKRPRVDLEANHRLLTRRAAILGGVQLAFIGALGARMQFLQVDQADQFRLLAEENRINIRLIPPSRGEIFDRNGVPLARNVPSYRIVVVREDAGDIEETIAKLGKIVPLDPDEVERAMAEMKRSAPFLPITFADEVRWDDLSRVSVNAPALPGVTPEVGLSRVYPLGSDYAHVLGYVGPVSDFDLERIEDPDQLLRIPRFQIGKVGVETKLEESLRGKAGARRVEVNAAGRVMRELDRKEGVAGADLQLTIDSKLQSYVQARLNGESASAVIMDAQSGDLLAISSAPTYDPNLFVRGISSRDYRALTENKYRPLASKSVQGTYPPGSTFKMITAMAALEEGLIGPDETVYCPGHLEVAGRRFHCWKRAGHGWVDLQNSLKQSCDVYYYDLAVKVGIEKITAMANRFGLGERHDIPMSAVAEGLTPTMDWKQRVHGQSWVVGDTVNASIGQGFMLASPLQLAVMTARLASGNAVRPRLIKTIDGIEQPSGRGESLGMNENNLRKMRRAMYEVVNDRRGTAYGSRIIEDAVRMAGKTGTSQVRNITAAERARGVTRNEDLPWERRDHALFVNFAPYDDPRIAVAVIVEHGGGGSKAAAPIARDVTLQALYGGEPPLDAYPTKDRDRIKTQQQVLRGIQPIANIAGRDQA